A window of Hordeum vulgare subsp. vulgare chromosome 5H, MorexV3_pseudomolecules_assembly, whole genome shotgun sequence genomic DNA:
TGCTCTCACTTGAGCGGAGAATTGTTTTACCCATCCAGCGATAGTGAATTCAGATCCATAGAGAGTCTACTACGCACACAACCTACACAAGGCCATTCAGTTCAAAATGGTTTTCAGGCTTTCAACACCGCCTTGTGGATCATCGTCTCCTTGTGTATTTGGTGGCAGCTCTTCTCCACCaggtccaggagcttctccaggtTAGATGCCCACGAGTTGAGCACCCCGTTGCTGTCCTGGGCTGTCCGGAAGGACACGATCCCCATTGGTCTGTCAATCTTTGCAATCAGGGCCTTTGAGTTCACCATGTCCGAGATATGCTTCTCTGCCTCCTGTACAAGGACAACTTGGAACAAGTTATTAGATACTGCATACACCATATATACCTTAACTGAGGATTAATGAAAACAAGATGCAGTTGTGCTATCTGAAGGTAGGTAATGCAGACCTGCAAGCTCAGGCAAAGAAGATCCGCCAGCCTCTTCAGAGAAATCCTCGAATAGTACTTCGAAACAACCAAGATATTCTAGACAGACCATGAACCCGACAATCAATTGACAAGCAACAAGAAAGGACAACTAAATAAGCATATAGTGAAAGCCAAGAAAGCAATACATGTTCAATGATCCTCAGCTTCAAATCCTCCGCAGCTTTTGTGCCTAAAGCTCCTCCAAGGAGATTCTTCTCGTTCTCATATTCATCCTTGAAGAATTCCCACAACTTTGTCCACTGGATCACCTCCATGGTAACAACTTGCTTCAGTAGTAATCTGTTTCCACTCAAACATAAGTGGGAATTAAGTAAAGGCCATCTCGCGTAAAGCAGAATTTTTTAACCTAAAAGGCACGCAATGGTACCTGAAATTTGGGATCTCAGACAGATTTTTATCCTCGAGTGTAGCATTGAGAAGGCTTGACTGCATAGGATCATGAGGTGCCAGTACCAAGTACCAACAGATCTTCCTAAGAATCTACAAACGGAGACAGGAAATTAGATCAAGTTAGGCATGCACAAGGCACACGTGCAGAGTCATAGAGAAGTGATTGAGAGATTACCGGTGTCCACTTCGCTGGATCCTCCTTTATTGATGGAATTTCATAGATCGACTTGTAGCAACGGCAGATTTCCAGGTAATCATTGTTATGTGAGTAATATCTGAAAAGTGAATGTAAAATCAAGATTGACCACCGATATGTAAAATACTTGACTTGCAGTTTGAGTAATTCAGCTATCAAGCAGTTCAAACTGGGAATCTTTTTTCACCTATCAAGCAGTTTAAATAGGGAACTAAAGCAAATAATAGCATGACTTCACAATTGTAGCCCTAAATGAGGTATTGTTGCAGCCTACTGGTAGGCATTCAAGTAGTATCAATGACATGACCATGCAAATAGAATATATACATGTAGGACACCTAACAGGAAAGATAGAAATCTTGAACAAGCTTTCCAACGATAAGCAGACCATAGGTTGCAGCAATGACAAATAAATGTCAGTAGAAAACTTGGAAGTATCTGTCGTTGTGAATGCTGTTGTCTTGATTGTCCAGGCATACAGTAAAGTTATGTTCAGTAGTTAATGTTATTATTGGCCAGGTAAACTAAACATTAAGATATTTCCTTTGTCTaataatttttttgcaataaaCTGATACATATTACAAGAAAAAATATTTGAACTTATCATGATTAAGTAACACTAGGCAGAAGAACAGCATACCGAATCATCAGTTCATAGTAGATGCG
This region includes:
- the LOC123395144 gene encoding 26S proteasome non-ATPase regulatory subunit 12 homolog A-like isoform X2, whose protein sequence is MEGSSGLDAAIESLLNTEKQCRLAGDVAGTRKAAVDIVELCFKDGAWKTLNDQIVVLSKRRGQLKQAITAVVQKAMEYIDVAPDVETRIELIKTLSSVAAGKIYVEIERARLIKRLAKIKEEQGKIDEAAEIMQEVAVETFGSMAKTEKLAFILEQVRLCLDRQDYVRAQILSRKISPRVFDADTSKDKKKPKDGDNMVQEAPADVPSLLELKRIYYELMIRYYSHNNDYLEICRCYKSIYEIPSIKEDPAKWTPILRKICWYLVLAPHDPMQSSLLNATLEDKNLSEIPNFRLLLKQVVTMEVIQWTKLWEFFKDEYENEKNLLGGALGTKAAEDLKLRIIEHNILVVSKYYSRISLKRLADLLCLSLQEAEKHISDMVNSKALIAKIDRPMGIVSFRTAQDSNGVLNSWASNLEKLLDLVEKSCHQIHKETMIHKAVLKA
- the LOC123395144 gene encoding 26S proteasome non-ATPase regulatory subunit 12 homolog A-like isoform X1, which produces MQEGSSGLDAAIESLLNTEKQCRLAGDVAGTRKAAVDIVELCFKDGAWKTLNDQIVVLSKRRGQLKQAITAVVQKAMEYIDVAPDVETRIELIKTLSSVAAGKIYVEIERARLIKRLAKIKEEQGKIDEAAEIMQEVAVETFGSMAKTEKLAFILEQVRLCLDRQDYVRAQILSRKISPRVFDADTSKDKKKPKDGDNMVQEAPADVPSLLELKRIYYELMIRYYSHNNDYLEICRCYKSIYEIPSIKEDPAKWTPILRKICWYLVLAPHDPMQSSLLNATLEDKNLSEIPNFRLLLKQVVTMEVIQWTKLWEFFKDEYENEKNLLGGALGTKAAEDLKLRIIEHNILVVSKYYSRISLKRLADLLCLSLQEAEKHISDMVNSKALIAKIDRPMGIVSFRTAQDSNGVLNSWASNLEKLLDLVEKSCHQIHKETMIHKAVLKA